Part of the Desulfonispora thiosulfatigenes DSM 11270 genome is shown below.
ATAATGCCCGAAACAGGTGCTTGGATAGCAGAAGAACTAACTCTTGAGGGTTATAGTCAAGATAAGTTATTTGAGCCTTATAGTAACCTTAAAATGGGTATTTGGTATTATAGCTATTTGGTACAGCAATTTAAGGGAAATAATATAACTGCAATAGCTGCTTATAATGGTGGAGAAACAAATGTAAACAAGTGGATAAAACAAAATATTTGGTCTGGTCAGGAAAGCGATGTGCAGAATATTCCTTTTAAAGAAACCAGAGAATATGTTATTAAAGTTCTCATGAATTACAAAATGTATCAAAATTTGTATACAGATCAAACAATTTAATTTAGAAAATCGTAAGTTCAACAAGCTTACGGTTTTTTTATTGATTTTTTGTAATAATACTTTAAAGATAGGTAAAACATAATAAAAAGGTGAAAAAGAGATAAAAATATTTCTTTTTTTATAGGCTTATGGTATAAAGGAATAGATGTATTATTGGTAAATTTTAAATATTATATATATGTTTTTAAATTCGAGGAGGAAGTAACCATGCCTGAAAATAAACTTATGAGTTTAGACCAAGTTAATAATTTTAAAGTAAGTGAAGACCGGGTCTTATTTTCTGCAACTCACGAGGAAATACTAAATGGTGCCACTACTGATATCTACTTTGTAAAAACTCATGAGATCTTAAAAAATATGGGTAAGGATGATATAGAAGTAGTAGCT
Proteins encoded:
- a CDS encoding lytic transglycosylase domain-containing protein; the protein is MILRIRTLMKIMVVLFLLVFMGLILLNSSWFLKLFYPKPYEDIVSAESIKHDVDENLIYAIVKAESKFNKTVVSPRGARGLMQIMPETGAWIAEELTLEGYSQDKLFEPYSNLKMGIWYYSYLVQQFKGNNITAIAAYNGGETNVNKWIKQNIWSGQESDVQNIPFKETREYVIKVLMNYKMYQNLYTDQTI